gagtagggtcacgaccagtaatgttagagtagagtcaccaccagtaatgttagagtagagtcaccaccagtaatgatagattggagtcaccaccagtaatgttagagtagaatcaccaccagtgatgttagagtagagtcaccaccagtaatgttagtgtagggtcaccatcagtaatgttagagttgggtcaccaccagtaatgttagagtgggttcaccaccagtaatgttagagtagagtcaccaccagtgatgatagattagagtcaccaccagtaatgtggagtcggggcaccaccagtaatcttagagtagagtcaccaccagtaatgttagagtagagtcaccaccagtaatgatagattggagtcaccaccagtaatgttagagtagaatcaccaccagtgatgttagagtagagtcaccaccagtaatgttcgtgtagggtcaccatcagtaatgttagagttgggtcaccaccagtaatgttagagtgggttcaccatcagtaatgttagagtagggtcaccaccagtaatgttagagtagggtcaccaccagtaatgttagagtagagtcaccaccagtaatgttggagtagggtcaccaccagtaatgttagagtagtgtcacgaccagtcatgttagagtagggtcaccatcagtaatgttagagttgggtcaccaccagtaatgttagagtagcgtcaccaccagtaatgttagaatagggtcatcaccagtaatgttagagtagggtcaccatcagtaatgttagagtagggtcaccatcagtaatgttagagtagagtcaccgccagtattattagagtagggtcaccaccagtaatgttggagtagggtcaccaccagtaatgttagagtagggtcaccaccagtaatgttagaatagggtcatcaccagtaatgttagagtagggtcaccaccagtaatgttagagtcgggtcacgaccagtaatgttagagtagagtcaccaccagtgatgatagattagagtcaccaccagtaatgaggagtcggggcaccaccagtaatcttagagtagagtcaccaccagtaatgttagagtagagtcaccaccagtgatgatagattggagtcaccaccaataatgttagagtaggatcaccaccagtgatgttagagtagagtcaccaccagtaatgttagagtagagtcaccaccattgatgatagattagagtcaccaccagtaatgtggagtcggggcaccaccagtaatgttagagtcgagtcaccaccagtgatgttagagtcgagtcaccaccattgATGATAgtttagagtcaccaccagtaatgtggagtcggggcaccaccagtaatctAAGAGTAGAttttccaccagtaatgttagagtccgGTCTCTACCaccagtcatgatgtggagatgccggtgatggactggggttgacaattgtaaacaattttacaacaccaagttatagtccagcaattttattttaaattcacaagctttcggaggcttcccccttcctcaggtgaacgatgtgaaatgaagtcatTTCAAATgaaggacttcatttcacatcgttcacctgaggaagggggaagcctccgaaagcttgtgaatttaaaataaaattgctggactataacttggtgctgtaaaattgtttacaattgtctaccACCGGTGTTAGAGCACTGTTACCCGaataatatgagagtaaattcacCGCCTGTCATAATCACAGTACAATACAATTTTATTGATGCAATGGATGAGTTAAGATTTCGATGAATTAATGTAAGGCCCCAAGAACCTGAAGCAGTCTCCGGAATGGACGTTCCCATCAGTGATCACAGAGCGTGCGCAGATCTCATTCCCTCTGGGATGACCATCCGTGCATTAATTTGAATGGATGGAGTTTCTTGGACTGGGCTGCACAATTTCCCATTGGCGGCCCAGGCGCACTGAGGCGGCAAATCTctccttgtttgttaagtgactgtaacaaacgccaattattgtgtaatCTGATTTTCGCACCGGAGCACCGATTGCCCTATAAAGGGGAAGCATTTACCGATCGCATATACACTCCGATCGGAGCCTTAAATCCGGACAGAATTCACTCAGTCTTCAAaaaatggaacggccaacaataCTCCAGATAAAGGATATATATTACCCTATTctcgcatcctttgctgttcccggTAAGTCAGTGTATCCTGGTGTTTAATAGCTGTTGTCCATCTTACTCTTAATGATCATGTAACAGATTCCCAGAATGTCCTTATTGCAGAGTCTCTTATCCACCTGGagaagttggtgaatatcagcgaGAATCCTCCCTGTCCTCCCGGTCGGTGAGGTGCTGTTCTGATCGGTAGATGATGGGTACTGGGCGCTCAACTATCCTCCCTGTACTGAGAGAGGGCGAGGCTGAACCCCCGACCCCTCCAActgtacatagatcactaaaggATGTGTTTCTGAGTGTCAATGGTCAACATTTCATTTATCCCATTGTTCTCTGTTTGGTTTAAGTTGATAATTCCTCTGACTGTAGCCGCCTCCACGCAACAGGGGACTTTGAGAGATACTTGGAAAAATAATTGCAGCTCCCCTCgcctcggctgcaaagaaccttcgcggttccaccagttCCTGCTCTGTTACCGAGCAGCCGAGTGAGTGAAGGGGAACAAATCACAATCACCTTACCAAATATAGAGGGTTCAAGGCCACCCATGTCGGTATTTATAAGGCTCAAATAGACCCTACCTGAATGAAGGTATTCTCATAGTATTCTCGCATATGTATACTATTAATGATCGTCCTCTCGACCGAAATACTTACCTCTTCTCCCAATTTCCTACAGCGAACctagtgacaatcgtgattctctccagaggaaattgcggcctctccaaatgtatctctgtctacatggtggccatggcaacagcagatctcctggtcatgatcttcaatgtaatagtgcATCACATTTTCAGTAAACTCTTTCCACTTTCATTCCTGTCTTATACTGCTATGTGCACGTTCATTGTGTACATGCAATGTATCGCCCTGGATATAtcggtgtggtttacagtctcgttcacatttgaccgatttgtatctatTTGTTGTAggaaatttaaaacaaagtattgCACATTGAGAACTGCGGCCGCGGTTTTAACAACCGTCGCTGTCCTTTTGTGTTTAGATAACgtcccctattggtttgcatatGAACCTGAACGAATTATTAACAATATTCACTGGGGATGCCTCCCCAGACTGGACTTTTTCTCATCGCCTGCAGGTGTTGCATTCAACTCGTTCGAAAGCGTTTTAATtgtatggattccttttgctttgatgttactgtttaattgtttgacagtcaggtgTATTTTGGTGGCCAGtagagcccgcaggggactccggggtcacagcagtgagaaccagagtgatccagagatggagaaccgaaagaaatccatcattctaCTGTTCACTGTGTCGGGCTGTTTTATGCTGCTGTGGCTGACATCCGCCGTGAGCTTTTTAACTACCAGACTGACAAACACAGAGCAATACCTAATCGATTATGCAAGCCCTGCGTATATCGCCACTGAAGCCGGCTAtctgctcatgtatttgagttcctgtacaaacacgtgtatttatgcagctacccaaactaaattcagggaagagctgaagaagttGATGAAATCACCTTGGACATTTCTTCTGACATTGGTTAAATGAATGAAAAATCAAACCAAAGCTTCCCGTCCTAACGACAGCTCAATTACAGACCGTGCTGAATTTTAGAATGGCCGTCTGGATTATTCTTCTGAAAATGAACagggatcagaaaacatttcttccattttGTGCCGTGTGTTTGATATCTGCCGCTTTCCCCGGGTGAACAGAATCGTTTCCAGCTAAAACAGCTCACTTCTtgctcaagattcaaagagaacagtccTGATTGAGTTTCAGCAGTGGAGGAGACCATGTGGGCGTCAGCGTTAACTGCCTTTCACGGCAGGGACTGGAATGAGACGCCCAGTTTTGTTAATAGATAAAGCTTTAGTGTAGAAACAATGAAGGGTGTTACAatcgtggttatttgtaattcTTCTGTAATCTCGGTCTGAATGTTACAggcgctggtctccccatcagacactgactcctggcccaatagaacggGGCTCCTGTCTCCTGATAAGTGATCAAATGATGGAGGCAGTCGGAACGTGACTCCTGAATGTGACATTAGGCATCTTTGTTTGCAGATTTTTATTAAAATCTCAACTGATCattaaaatgttggaatgttaaaacaggagaacagaccattcgacccaaccaaTACCTGTCGGAGTTTACCCACCACccgagcaaatagttccaatcactttacctgctcggtctcaacatcccttcaacatattttattcatccatttatacaatttaatcttgaatattgaTATAATTTCTGCCTccctgaattccacagcctcacaactctccatGTGAAGAGTTTCTCCAaccctcagttctaaatctcttacatttattcttATATTTATAGCTGTTAGTTCTTGATCCCCCAACTAATGGAAGCAATCTGCTTCCATCTATCATGTCCCGACCCTTCTTAAGTTAAATCACCTGGAGCCGACTCGCCAAAAgacatcaatctggtatcaatacacaatctcGTGAAAGTCAGGAAGTGTAGTTCAAGTGGTTAAATGATGGCTTTcccttggagatggttgtgtcctcGCTTGTCCTGAACGatgagaagaatgtatttgatagtTTTGTCACTACCTAAAATATCGGGACCATGTAGGGGGAGATTCTGGTCACAAACCTCCAGACCCCCCGATCTATTGATAGATAaccagaaagggcaggaatggcttgtatcggaTGTCTGGTGCTGCCTGATCTTGGGTTATGGCAATGTGTGCAGAAGTGACGTGTGAAGCAACCAAAATGCGAAATGCATGATCAAGATACCGTGAAGAACGTGTCCAAGACATGGTTAgtcacgctgacaaaaccactacAGGAAATGGTTAGTGTGGGTCTCGAGAGTGAGAACATGTGGAAAACCAATGGGTCGATATCTGCAAAATAGAATAGATGGAGGTAGATATAtgatgctgatgagatattgttaGGTGTTGACCTTAAACACTCTCACCCCAACAGAGAGGGAACTGCAAGGAAAGCGTTCATTAGACTGTCCTCAAATCTGCTATGTTAGACTGTATTggtttctctttatattgtagttctgttaacctttagcctttgctGTTAAGCAGGAAAGCAtcagtcaatttaaagtaccactggaCTGTTGGGCCAGGGATAGCCCTGCTGCAAtgatcagtttcaggatgaagtaataaAAGATTTAATTGAAGATATGCCATTGTtactgattcataaatttcagagaaattcaATCATTTCAAAACAACGCGGAAAAGGAGTTAGTTCTACATACATCTCGGCATACGTCGTCATTTCTGATTGGTATGTATGTTACAGAAACAAAGACAGAATTATAATTAAATGTTTCACTTGGTAGAATTGCAATTCTATGGATCAAGAGTGAAACTATGGATAAGATAACGAACTTAGGGAGTTATACTTGTTGCCCAACGGGAAATAGTTCGTTAAGTAAGGAAAACTATCGTAATTGATAAAGAATACATCAATTACATTCTTCTTAAATAGAGTTGCATTTTACCTTTCATATAATTatgtcatcatagaatcatagaaaggttacagcacggaaggaggccattcgatccatcgaGTCCGTgagggctctgtgcaagagcaatccagctcatgCCACTCCACTACCctatacccgtagccctgcattttttttcctttcaatacttatccagttcccttttgaaggccatgattgaatctgcctccaccaccccctcgggcagtgcattccagatcctaaccactcgatgtgtaaaaaggtttttcctcatgtcacctttggttcctctgccaatcacgttaaatgtacattccctggttcttgacccttccgtcaatgggaacagtttctttctctcGATCTTctctgtctggatccttcatgattttgaatacctcgatcaaatctcctctcaaccttctctgttccaaggagaacaaccccagcttctccagtctctccacttaacttaagtccctcatccctggaatcattctcgtaaatttcTTCTACACATTCCATAATTGTGTGGAATGTCacgtggggggagtgagagaaatgcATAAAAATTGGATGTTTGTCATGAGTACTTGGATTCATAAAGtcctaagatactgagctcagatcgAGAACAAATTTGAGTTCCTAACCAACTATCGTCCGGTGTGGTAATAATTTCTACCTTTAAAGAGTAAGTTTAAATCCAATCGCATGTTCTGTGTGCTTGATAAAGCTATGACACCTCTCTTCAATGTTCATgaaccttattgaaaaccttaCACTAACAATAGCTGTtgtactttaattgtgaatgggattcatttattaattgtgatcAAGTCTCCACTTTACCCGTTACTCTTTAACCTTCCACTTCATCCCGAGGTTCTCCAAAAGACAAACTCCACTTGGTTTTAGGTCCCTGTGGAGCACAGGCTCTGCCAATCCAGCTGGAATCCAGCTTCTGGGGGAAGTGCTGATGAATTGCGGGCAGTTCTGTGCAATCGGCACATTCTCATTTAACGGGATTCAGATCAACAAAAGTATGTAAGGCACGAGTCAGGCAGAAGGCAGGggttttaattccatcagtcagcgaTGTCTCTGCACCCAGCTACAATCGTGGGAAGGTGATGTGCGATCAACCACATTATCCAAAATCACCGACTAAAGTTAACCATTGAattaccgtgtcaaattcaatcccATGTGGTTGTGATTTCCCGCCCCCTGTTTCTAATTAATTAGttgttgtgttcccttgagtttctCTATTTATAATTAAATAGTTACAGTTCTCCTAATAATCCCATCTCCGCTATTTCTGATTAAATCGTTACAGTCTTCCCATGCCCCTACTTCTAAATAAACAGTTACTATATTcccctttattctatttctaattgggcAGTTgctatattcccttgaatttcgTTGTCCTCCATTTATAATTAAATACTTCCTGTGTTTCCTTGTCATCTACTTCTAAATATATGGTTTGTGTGTTCCTTTAGTCCTCATTTCGAATTAAAGAGTTGCTTTAttctgctcttgcagagagccagcacggattcgatagaccgaatggtctccttccatgctgtaaacattctatgattctatgatattctcCAAACTTCTCCTGGTCTCATTTttaaattgaacagttactgtgttccccctatattccactttatcctATTTCTAATtgatcagttactgtgttcccgctTTATTACActtcattctatttctaattaaacagttactgtgttcccgctTTATTACActtcattctatttctaattaaaaagttactgtgttccctctatattcgactttattctatttctaattaaacagttactgtgttcaccctatattccactttattctatttctaattaaacagttactgtgttcaccctatattccactttattctatttctaattaaacagttactgtgttccccctttattccaaattattctatttctaattaaacagtcgcTGTGTTGCCCAAAATTCCACTGCCCTCTATTTGCAATTAAACAGTTGTTGTGTTCACTTAAATTCCTCTGTCCTCCAGTTTTAATTGTACAGATTGGGAAAGGAGACTGTTCCACAGATAGaccactcactgactgaaataatatttccacaaattagttttgaatttacccccttcaagcgcatgccctgtcctctggttctactattAAGAACAAGGTGAAAACAGCTTATTATGTTTTACATTATCTCGTATAGTAACCGGACACACtcgcacacagggggaggggagagatggggaagaggtgagcgcggaaggatagagggagaggagagaagggaggagcgaaaggggaaaggggagaagaaGGGGTAAGGAGAGTAGCAGCGGAAGgagagaagcagggggaaggggaacagatggaaggtggaaaaaggagggggaaggggtgaagcagggagaaggagggaaacaggggtaaggggagagaagcagagagaggagagcagagcccgggggaaagggagaatcagagagaaaggtagaaatggggagaaggggagagacggggggaagaggggaagggcaGGAGCAGGCGAAGGCGAGAAGCCGGTGAACGGGAGAagctgggggaaggggagagaagcagggagggaggggaaagaagcagagggaggagagcagagcccaggggaaagggagaaacagggagaagaggggaagggaggagcaggggaagagaggagcagggagaaagggcggagcagggggaagaggagaagcaggGGACAGGGGAGGAGCAGGGCGAAGTGGAGAACCGGAGGGaacgggatttgttaaaggacaaAAAGCAGACAGTCGAGATAAAcgcgtcattttcaggttggcatgctgtaactaatggggtgacgCAAGTAtctgtgcttgggtctcagctatttacaatatatattaatgactgagatgaagggaccgagtgtaacctatccaagtttgctgatgatacaaagctcggttgGAAAGTAAACTGTAAGGAGGATACAAATAATCTGCTAAGATATgtagacaggttcagtgagtgggcaaaaagttgGCAGaatgagtataatgtggggaaatgtgaggttattcactttgggagcaagaatagaaaaacagaatattttttcaaaTGGTTAGAAGCCACTGGTGTTCAaaaggatttggatgtccttgtgcatgaaacacagaaagttaatatgcaggtacagcaggcaattaggaaagcaaatggtatgttgtcctttattgcaaggctttTGGTGTACAAAGTAAGGAGCTcttgctgtaattggacagggctttggtgaggccacacttggattactgtgagaagttttgatctccttatctaaggaaggatatatttgccttcgaggcggtgcaacgaaggttcactagattaattcctgggatgagagggctgtcctatgaggagagattgagtagaacgggcctatactttctggagtttagaagaatgagaggtgatctcattgaaacatatatgtcTTGAAATGATAGAGGCTGAGAAGATATTTcccatgactggagagtctagaactagggggcttatTCTTAGGATAAGGGTTtggcatttaagactgagacgtggaggaatttcttcacgcagaaggttgtgaatatttggaattctcaaccccagagggcaatggatgttcagtcattgaatatatcaaagactgcgatcgatagatttttggactctcgggaattaagggatatgggcgtcgggcgggaaagtggagttgaggtcgaagatcagccatgatctggttgaatggcggaacaggatcgtgGGCCTGTATGGCCCacctctgctcctatttcttacgttcttttgTTCTTTATTTTGATGGGAGTGATTGGTGACAATGCGGATACTTCCGGTTTGTGTTCAACCCGTGAGGTCACATGCTCCAGGCCACTcgatgacatcactctcagcGCGTATTAAAAAGGTACGGCTCCGTTGGTGACCGCTTCCAATGACGTCACTCTCAGcgttctcgttgaatgaaatggactctcactaaaccaaccttgcagctcaaattatgtaaaatagtcaatgctgtagaTTTATCAAGTTCAACCTCAGAGAAATGGTTATAGCTCCCAGCATGATCTTGCAGTGGCCGTCcatggggccacatatttgaagaagcccacaagtcaattgctgggcTGGCCTGGcttggagtgttttcagagtcaaagcgaggtgggaggctgctcaatgtggaggcctcactcccccagcagacaggagtttggtgggagtttttacagatcatgctgataacattcgacaagattccacataagggactgttaacgaaagtgagagcacatggaacgggaggcaacctattggcttgaatGGGGAATTGACTAGTAGGTAGGAGACAGATAATAGGAATAATGGAtatatactcaaattggcaggatgtgacttgtggtgtcCCCCAGTGATCTGTACTCGGAAcacggcttttcactatatttaaaaatgacttgggtgaaggaatagctgtatatctaagtttgctgatgtcacTAAGTGAGGTggaacagtaaatagtgcagatgggagcagaaagttgcaaagggacgtagttagattaagtgagtgggcaaaactgtggcagatcgagttcaatgtgggacgtaagaaagacagatcagagaatgttccaaatggtgagaagctcggaactgtggatgagcgggGAGATTgttgggtccaagtacagaaatcactaaaagctagtggacaggtacaaaaaataatttaaaatgcgaaggaaacgttggcctttatcacgagagagctggaatgcaaaggggtggaatttatgttacagctgtacagagctctggttaaacaccatctggagacactgtgttcagttctgggcaccgcacctcaggaaggatatattggtcttggagggggtgcagcgcagattcaccagaatgagatCCGGACTAAACggtttaaattataaggacaggttgcatagactagtattttattcccttgagcatagaatattcaggggtgatctaattgaggtgtttaagatgattaaaggatttaattagggtagatggagaggccAGAACAAGTGGCCATTACATTAATATTAGAGCTAAGGcggtcaggggtgatgtcaggaagcacttcttcacacaaagggtagtgggaatctgggacTCTCCCCCCTAAAACGCTGTTGAGGCTGTGGGTCAATTGACAATTTCAacactgagaatgatagatttttgttaggcaagggtattaaagggtctggaaccaaggcaggtagatcgagttaagatacagatcaaccataatcaacaacaacaaaaacttgcatttatattgcgcctttaatgtagtaaaacatcccaaggtgcttcataggagcgattgtcaaacaatatttgacacagagctacatatggagatattaggacagctgaccaaaagcttgttcaaatcgATAGAttcaaaggagcgtcttaaaggaggagagagagggagagaggcagagaagtttagggagggaattccatagttgGGGCctcggcagctaaaggcacgcgctccaatggtggagtgattaaaaccagggatgcacaagaggccagaattggaggagcgccgagatctccgagggttttcttgctggaggagtttacagagttaAGGAGGGgcgaaaaaaaggatgagaattttaaaattgaggcgttccccgaccgggagccaatgttggtcatcaagcacagggatgttggttgaacgggaattttttaaaattcgttcatgggatgtgggcgtcgctggcgcggccggcatttattgcccatccctaattgcccttgagaaagtggtggtgagccgccttcttgaaccgctgcagtccttgtggtgacggttctcacagtgttgttaggaagggagttccaggattttgacccagcgacgatgaaggaacggcgatatatttccaagtcgggatggtgtgtgacttgaaggggaacgtgcaggtggtgttgttcccatgtgcctgctgcccttgtccttccaggtggtagaggtcgctggtttgggaggtgctgtcgaagaagccttggcgagttcctgcagtgcatcccgtggatggtacacactgcagccacagtgcgctggtggtgaagggagtgaatgtttagggttctggatggggtgccaatcaagcgggctgctttatcttggatggtatcgagcttcttgagtgttgctggagctgcactcatccaaacaagtggcgagtattccatcacactcctgacttgtgccttgtagatggtggaaaggcttaggggagtctggaggtgagtagcaaaatacccagcctctgacctgttctcgtagccacggtatttatatggctggtccagttaagtttctggtcaatggtgacccccaggatgttaatggtgggggattcggcgatggtaatgccgttgaatgtcaacgggaggtggttagactctctcttgttggagatggtcattgcctggcacttatctggcgcgaatgttacttgccacttaacagcccaagccaggatgttgtccaggtcttgctgcatgcgggcccggactgctttatgatctgaggggttgcgaatgtaactgaaaactgtgcaatcttcagcgaacatcctcatttctgactttatgatggagggaagatcattgatgaagcagctgaagatgtttgggcctaggacactgccctgaggaactcctgctgcaatgtcctggggctgagatgattggcctccaacaaccactaccatcttcatttgtgctaggtatgactccagccattggagagttttccccctgattcctattgacttgtTGCGAGTAAGGATACGGgctgcagggttttggatgaggccAAGAAAATGGAAGGTGGaatatgggagaccgg
This portion of the Heptranchias perlo isolate sHepPer1 unplaced genomic scaffold, sHepPer1.hap1 HAP1_SCAFFOLD_52, whole genome shotgun sequence genome encodes:
- the LOC137314531 gene encoding probable G-protein coupled receptor 139, which produces MYTINDRPLDRNTYLFSQFPTANLVTIVILSRGNCGLSKCISVYMVAMATADLLVMIFNVIVHHIFSKLFPLSFLSYTAMCTFIVYMQCIALDISVWFTVSFTFDRFVSICCRKFKTKYCTLRTAAAVLTTVAVLLCLDNVPYWFAYEPERIINNIHWGCLPRLDFFSSPAGVAFNSFESVLIVWIPFALMLLFNCLTVRCILVASRARRGLRGHSSENQSDPEMENRKKSIILLFTVSGCFMLLWLTSAVSFLTTRLTNTEQYLIDYASPAYIATEAGYLLMYLSSCTNTCIYAATQTKFREELKKLMKSPWTFLLTLVK